Proteins found in one Candidatus Cybelea sp. genomic segment:
- a CDS encoding alpha/beta fold hydrolase, with the protein MSAAAAAAPHLIADLELLRRHLAIERWSIVGVSWGTTLALAYAQAHTHRVSAIVLAGVTTTSRREVQWITNGVGRIFPAEWERFAAVAHGNPDRELRLPGLYNELLFHEDAAVRERAAREWCIWEDAHVSLAPGYAPNRRFEDPAFRLLFARLVTHYWKHAAFLDEDQLIRNRYDISSPLETAWRLHKAWPPASCTSYTTPDTAAARCPQLWSPL; encoded by the coding sequence ATCAGCGCGGCTGCGGCCGCAGCCCCGCACCTTATCGCCGATCTCGAACTTTTGCGCCGGCACCTCGCGATAGAGCGTTGGTCGATCGTCGGCGTATCGTGGGGCACGACGCTTGCGCTCGCGTACGCGCAAGCCCATACGCATCGCGTAAGCGCGATCGTTCTGGCCGGCGTTACCACAACCTCGCGCCGCGAGGTGCAATGGATTACCAACGGCGTTGGACGTATCTTCCCAGCGGAGTGGGAACGCTTCGCTGCAGTTGCGCACGGCAATCCAGACCGCGAACTCCGCTTACCCGGCCTCTACAACGAACTTCTCTTTCACGAGGACGCCGCGGTGCGCGAACGAGCCGCGCGTGAGTGGTGCATCTGGGAAGACGCCCACGTTTCGCTGGCTCCCGGGTACGCCCCGAATCGGCGATTTGAAGATCCGGCCTTCCGCCTGCTCTTCGCGCGCCTCGTAACCCATTATTGGAAGCACGCAGCGTTTCTCGATGAAGATCAGCTGATCCGCAACCGCTACGATATCAGCAGTCCGCTCGAAACCGCATGGCGCCTTCACAAAGCGTGGCCGCCAGCGAGCTGCACGTCCTACACGACGCCGGACACGGCGGCAGCTCGATGCCCGCAACTCTGGTCGCCGCTATAA
- a CDS encoding AI-2E family transporter has translation MIGVRSWVTAAAVFAAAILIWSLVAGAMSALLLLFTAILLSAGLQPFVDRMAKRMPFGIAVGIAFGALIVVVVVLGFLLVQPVGVELAKLIAAIPGYAASLQDQLSVLQRYIENDKIAHQIAGLLANSAGAAVSTIGPQLLGGSRLIVSSVGDGALILLLAIGWMLAAGDLQRFVLSLIPAAARDNWRDTLSDIGARLSAYVRGVVLNGTIVGLVIGIALAILGVPYALLLAFIGAIFQAIPMVGAVISGPIILLVVLATSGWEKMLIVLAIFTVVQLLDQNILSPIIFGTRVQMSFLVVILATIVGGTLLGIPGAFLAVPAAAVLQVVVVRVIAPAIRRANP, from the coding sequence ATGATCGGCGTTCGAAGCTGGGTGACGGCGGCGGCGGTTTTTGCCGCGGCGATTCTGATCTGGAGCCTGGTGGCCGGCGCGATGTCGGCGCTGCTGCTGCTCTTTACCGCGATTCTGCTCTCGGCCGGCCTTCAGCCGTTCGTCGATCGGATGGCGAAGCGTATGCCCTTTGGCATCGCGGTCGGGATCGCGTTCGGTGCGCTGATCGTGGTCGTGGTCGTGCTGGGCTTCCTGCTGGTGCAGCCGGTCGGCGTCGAGCTCGCCAAACTGATCGCCGCGATTCCCGGTTACGCCGCTTCGCTGCAAGATCAGCTGAGCGTGCTGCAGCGCTACATCGAAAATGATAAAATCGCGCACCAGATCGCGGGGCTGCTCGCGAATAGCGCCGGCGCGGCCGTCAGCACGATCGGACCGCAGCTGCTCGGCGGCTCGCGGCTGATCGTCAGCTCGGTCGGCGATGGCGCGCTGATTCTGCTGCTCGCGATCGGCTGGATGCTCGCGGCCGGCGACCTGCAGCGATTCGTGCTCAGCCTGATTCCGGCGGCCGCGCGCGACAACTGGCGCGACACGCTCTCCGATATCGGTGCGCGGCTGAGCGCCTACGTCCGCGGCGTCGTTCTCAACGGGACGATCGTCGGGCTCGTGATCGGGATCGCGCTCGCAATCCTAGGCGTGCCATACGCGCTGCTGCTGGCCTTCATCGGCGCCATCTTCCAGGCGATTCCGATGGTCGGCGCCGTGATTTCCGGGCCGATCATCCTTCTCGTGGTGCTGGCGACGAGCGGATGGGAGAAGATGCTGATCGTGCTTGCGATCTTCACCGTCGTGCAGTTGCTCGATCAAAACATTCTCTCGCCGATCATCTTCGGCACCCGGGTGCAGATGAGTTTTCTGGTGGTGATTCTGGCGACGATCGTGGGCGGTACGCTGCTCGGCATCCCCGGCGCGTTTTTGGCCGTGCCGGCGGCCGCGGTGCTGCAGGTCGTCGTCGTGCGCGTGATCGCGCCGGCGATTCGGCGCGCGAATCCGTAG
- a CDS encoding HAD family hydrolase has translation MTTQPNGEPDALPSWNEGVTKNSIVDFVRRTTTEGSPQFVPVLERIALFDNDGTLWVEQPMYTQLAFVLDDVKRLAPAHPEWQTNEPFRSVLEDDMAGVAASGAIGVMKLLGATQTGMSTADFSKAVSDWIESARHPRFKRPYTECIYQPMLELMRYLRANDFKTYIVTGGGTEFVRPWAPKAYGVPVEQIVGSSLKTTFEMRDGAPVLIRTPEIYLMDDGLGKPVGIHQFIGAQPIAAFGNSDGDLQMLEWTAAGGGARLMLIVHHTDAQREYAYDTHSPFGRLDKALQTAKARGWTVVDMKRDWKAIFPD, from the coding sequence ATGACGACGCAGCCGAACGGAGAGCCCGACGCATTACCTTCGTGGAACGAGGGCGTCACAAAAAATTCGATCGTCGACTTCGTGCGGCGCACGACGACTGAAGGCAGCCCCCAGTTCGTGCCGGTACTCGAGCGCATCGCGCTTTTCGATAACGACGGCACGCTCTGGGTCGAGCAGCCGATGTATACGCAGCTCGCGTTCGTGCTCGACGACGTCAAGCGCCTCGCGCCGGCGCATCCGGAGTGGCAGACCAACGAGCCGTTCAGATCGGTGCTGGAAGACGATATGGCGGGGGTCGCGGCGTCGGGCGCGATCGGCGTCATGAAGCTGCTCGGTGCGACGCAGACCGGCATGTCGACCGCAGATTTCTCCAAAGCGGTCAGCGACTGGATCGAATCGGCGCGCCATCCGCGTTTCAAACGCCCCTATACCGAGTGCATCTACCAGCCGATGCTCGAGCTGATGCGCTACCTGCGCGCCAACGATTTCAAAACGTACATCGTCACCGGCGGCGGCACCGAGTTCGTGCGGCCGTGGGCACCGAAGGCCTACGGCGTTCCGGTGGAACAGATCGTGGGCAGTTCGCTCAAGACGACCTTCGAGATGCGCGACGGCGCGCCGGTGCTGATCCGCACGCCGGAGATTTACCTGATGGACGACGGGCTCGGCAAACCCGTCGGGATCCACCAGTTCATCGGCGCGCAGCCGATAGCGGCCTTCGGCAATTCCGACGGCGACCTGCAGATGCTCGAGTGGACCGCCGCCGGCGGCGGAGCGCGCCTGATGCTGATCGTCCACCACACCGATGCGCAGCGCGAGTACGCGTACGATACGCACTCGCCCTTTGGGCGGCTCGACAAAGCGCTGCAGACGGCGAAGGCGCGCGGCTGGACGGTGGTCGACATGAAGCGCGATTGGAAGGCGATCTTCCCCGACTAG
- the mdlC gene encoding benzoylformate decarboxylase: MQEASAVAMADGYAQATGKPVLVNLHTTPGTGNGMGNINAAYLNKTPLIILSGNQTREMLVGDVYLTNVEETILPKPWVKWSYQPVRAQDVPAAIMRAYAAALQPPAGPVFLSVPLDDWDKPALGTAVMRSVSTRVAPDPQRVQLFAEKIRSARNPVLVYGPGLEKAGGWEIGVKFAERLQFPVLLSPFTENMSFPVTHPQYQGVLPPAIGPLSERLRGFDLAIVVGAQVFRYYPYVGGSYLPDGTKLLQITSDPNEAATAFVGDSLLADPQLALEMLIDLVPQNAKREWPAWHLPPLKVPGAGDVLYSNEVFCTIAQSRPADAILVAETTSNQTELLYFWHITAPRTYYSFASGGLGWGAPAAVGIALAIKSQGLKRPVVAVIGDGAFQYSIQCLYTAAQYKLPMVFVVMRNGEYGVLKDFAILEKTPNLPSVELPGLDIPTIAKGFGCQGVLAKSKAEIKEAFAAAVQTGSPTVITVPIQPQIRSLV; this comes from the coding sequence TTGCAAGAGGCCTCAGCGGTCGCGATGGCCGACGGATATGCCCAAGCAACGGGAAAACCGGTCTTGGTAAATCTTCATACCACTCCAGGTACCGGCAATGGTATGGGCAACATCAACGCGGCTTACCTGAACAAGACCCCGCTGATCATCCTGTCCGGTAATCAGACTCGGGAAATGCTGGTGGGCGACGTCTACCTGACCAACGTAGAAGAGACGATCCTGCCGAAGCCTTGGGTGAAATGGTCGTATCAACCCGTTCGAGCGCAGGACGTGCCCGCCGCCATCATGAGGGCCTATGCGGCCGCGCTTCAGCCTCCCGCCGGACCCGTCTTTCTTTCGGTTCCGTTGGACGATTGGGACAAGCCCGCGTTGGGCACCGCCGTTATGAGGTCGGTCAGCACACGAGTCGCTCCAGATCCGCAGCGAGTGCAGCTCTTCGCCGAAAAGATCCGCAGTGCACGCAACCCGGTACTCGTCTACGGGCCAGGCCTCGAAAAAGCGGGCGGGTGGGAGATCGGCGTAAAGTTTGCAGAGAGACTTCAGTTCCCCGTATTGCTCTCACCGTTTACGGAGAATATGTCGTTCCCGGTGACCCATCCGCAGTATCAAGGCGTTCTTCCCCCGGCGATCGGCCCGCTCTCCGAGCGGCTGCGCGGATTCGACCTGGCGATCGTCGTTGGGGCGCAAGTCTTCCGCTACTACCCGTACGTCGGCGGATCGTATCTTCCCGATGGAACCAAGTTGCTGCAGATCACCTCGGATCCAAACGAAGCTGCAACGGCATTTGTGGGCGACAGCCTACTTGCCGATCCGCAGCTGGCTCTGGAAATGTTGATCGACTTGGTTCCGCAGAACGCCAAGCGTGAATGGCCCGCTTGGCACCTTCCTCCTCTCAAGGTTCCCGGCGCGGGCGACGTCTTGTATTCAAACGAAGTATTCTGCACCATCGCCCAATCTCGGCCGGCCGATGCGATTCTCGTGGCGGAGACAACCTCCAATCAGACCGAGTTGCTGTACTTCTGGCACATTACCGCGCCGCGCACATACTATTCGTTCGCCAGCGGCGGGCTAGGATGGGGCGCACCCGCTGCCGTGGGTATCGCCCTGGCTATCAAAAGCCAAGGGCTCAAGCGACCCGTGGTCGCCGTCATCGGCGACGGTGCGTTCCAATACTCAATCCAGTGCCTCTATACGGCCGCGCAATACAAGCTGCCAATGGTATTCGTTGTAATGCGCAACGGCGAGTACGGAGTCTTGAAGGACTTCGCCATCCTCGAAAAGACGCCGAACCTGCCGAGTGTCGAGCTCCCCGGTCTCGATATTCCAACCATCGCCAAGGGTTTTGGCTGCCAGGGAGTCTTGGCCAAATCAAAAGCGGAAATCAAGGAGGCTTTCGCTGCAGCAGTGCAGACCGGCTCGCCGACGGTGATTACCGTTCCGATTCAACCCCAGATCCGTTCTTTGGTATAA